A window of the Deltaproteobacteria bacterium genome harbors these coding sequences:
- a CDS encoding NAD(P)/FAD-dependent oxidoreductase, which produces MEHVDILIIGQGPAGLSAAIYTARAGMDTLILGCAPKVAGDYDIDNYFGFMESISGKDLIERGRLQAAKFGAGMRCDRVLGVHQTEDGAFVGKTETQEISAQALILATGVSRIRPGIDNLGDYEGKGVSYCVSCDGFFMRGKPVLVVGEGNFAANQALELTQYTPRVTVCAQGKEVSMSEEFLYRLRESDIPVLEDKVTSLAGDGGLERAVLDSGKELDAQGLFVAMGQASSSDFAYTLGLARNGQFIETDREQRTNVPGVFAAGDCVGRFLQISVAVGEGALAGRAAIGHVKERRRSA; this is translated from the coding sequence ATGGAACATGTTGACATTCTTATTATCGGCCAAGGCCCGGCCGGACTTTCCGCCGCCATCTACACCGCCCGCGCCGGCATGGACACCCTGATTCTTGGATGCGCTCCCAAGGTCGCGGGGGATTATGACATCGACAATTATTTTGGGTTCATGGAATCCATTTCCGGCAAGGATTTGATCGAACGCGGTCGTCTGCAGGCCGCCAAATTCGGCGCGGGCATGCGGTGTGACCGGGTTTTGGGCGTGCATCAGACCGAGGATGGTGCGTTCGTTGGCAAGACCGAAACCCAGGAAATTTCGGCCCAGGCCTTGATCCTGGCCACGGGCGTGTCCCGCATCCGTCCCGGCATCGACAACCTGGGCGATTACGAGGGCAAGGGCGTGTCCTACTGTGTCAGTTGCGATGGTTTTTTCATGCGTGGCAAGCCGGTGCTGGTTGTGGGCGAGGGCAATTTCGCCGCCAATCAGGCCCTGGAACTGACCCAGTACACGCCACGGGTCACGGTCTGCGCCCAGGGCAAGGAAGTATCCATGAGCGAGGAATTCCTGTACCGACTGCGCGAGAGCGATATCCCCGTGCTCGAGGACAAGGTGACGTCCCTGGCTGGTGACGGTGGCTTGGAACGGGCCGTCCTGGACTCCGGGAAGGAGCTTGATGCCCAGGGATTGTTCGTGGCCATGGGTCAGGCCTCGTCCAGCGATTTTGCCTATACCCTGGGCTTGGCCCGCAATGGCCAGTTCATCGAAACCGACCGCGAGCAACGGACCAATGTGCCTGGGGTTTTTGCCGCCGGGGATTGTGTCGGCCGTTTTTTGCAGATCAGCGTCGCCGTGGGCGAGGGCGCTTTGGCCGGCCGCGCGGCCATCGGACATGTCAAGGAACGTCGTCGGAGCGCTTGA